The stretch of DNA CGGGTCGCAGGGGCACGCCCACGCGCTCAACCTGAAGGATTCGGGCTGCGACGTGCGCGTCGGTTTGCGCGAAGGCTCTTCGTCCCGCGCGAAGGCCGAAGAGGCGGGGCTCAAGGTCATGGGCGTGGCCGACGCCGCGAAGGAAGCCGACCTCATCATGATCCTCGCGCCCGACGAGGTACAGGCGCAGATGTATGAGGAAGAGATCGCTCCGAACCTCAATCCCGGCGACACGCTCGCGTTCGCGCACGGCTTCAACATCCACTTCGGCTACATCACGCCGCCCGAGGACGTGGACGTCATCATGATCGCGCCGAAGGGTCCGGGCCATCTGGTGCGCCGCGTCTTCCAGGAGGGCTTCGGCGTGCCCGACCTTATCTGCGTGCAGCAGGACGCCTCCGGCCAGGCGAAAGATGTGGCCCTGTCGTATGCCTGGGGCATCGGCGGCGCGCGTGCCGGCGTCATTGAGACGACGTTCAAGAACGAGACCGAGACCGACCTGTTCGGCGAGCAGGCGGTGCTCTGCGGCGGCGTGACCGCGCTCATCCAGGCCGGCTTCGAGACGCTTGTCGAAGCGGGCTATCCGCCCGAGATGGCGTACTTCGAGTGCTTCCATGAGATGAAGCTCATCGTCGACCTCATGTACGAGGGCGGCATGGCCAACATGCGCTACTCCATTTCCAACACGGCCGAATACGGCGACTACTACGCCGGTCCGCAGGTCATCGGCGACGAGGCGAAGGCGGCCATGAAGAAGATCCTCGGCCGCATCCAGGATGGCTCGTTCGCAGCCGACTTCATGGAAGACTCCCGAAACGGCCGGGCCTGGCTGCTTGAGCAGCGCGCCGAGCACGGCAAGGCGCAGGTCGAAGAAGTGGGCGCCAACATCCGCTCGATGTTCACGCACGTGAAGCGCTAGGCGCCTGCGGCCTTCGCACGCTGCAGCGCCAAGGAAGGGCCGTATTCGGCCCCTTCGCCTTGTCTGAGAACCGCCCGCCGCAACGACGGGCGGTTTTGTGTCGTCAGGCGGCTTGTGCGGCCCTCGTCGCGCTACAATCGGTGACCATGCGGCATCGTATACAGTTCCCGGACACGAAGGCGGTTGCAATGGCGAAGAAAGTGCTCGTGGCAGACAAGATCGCGCGAGGCGGCATCGAGGCGTTGGAAGCGAAGGGCTTTGAGGTCGAAGAGCGCTTCGGGATGACTCCGGAAGAGCTGAAAGAGGTGATCGGCGACTACGACGCGCTCATTGTGCGCTCGGCGACCCAGGTCACATCGGACGTGCTGGCGGCGGGCGGCAAGCTCAAGATCGTCGGGCGGGCCGGCGTCACGGTCGACAACATCGACATCGACGCCGCCACCGAAGCCGGCATCATCGTCTGCAACGCGCCCACCTCCAACATCGTGAGCACGGCCGAGCATACCATCGCGCTCATGCTGGCGTGCGCGCGCCACATTCCCCAGGCCAGCGCGTCGATGAAGGCGGGGAAGTGGGAGCGTGCCGGATTCATCGGCGACGAGCTGTTCGGCGCCACGCTCGCCATCTTCGGGCTGGGACGCATCGGCGGGCTGGTGGCCGAGCGCGCCCGCGCGTTCGGCATGCGCCTCATCGGCTTCGACCCGTACTGCCGCCCCGAGCGCGCCGAAGCGCTCGGCGTCGAGCTGTTCGCCGACATGGAAGACGTGCTGGCGCAGGCCGACTTCATCACTGTGCACATGCCCAAGACGCCCGACACCATCGGCATGTTCGGGCCTGACGAGTTCGCCGCCATGAAAGACGGCGTGGTGCTGGTGAACACGGCCCGCGGCGGCATCTATGACGTGAAGGCGCTGGCCGACTTCGTGGCCGCCGGCAAGATCGGCGCTGCGGCCATCGACATGTTCGAGGAAGAGCCGTGCTTGGACAGCCCCTTGCATGGCTTCGACAACGTCATTTTGACGCCGCGCCTGGCCGCGGCGACGCGCCAGGCGCGCGAGCGGGCGAGCGTGCAGATCTGCGAGGACGTGGCAAGCGGCCTGGAAGGCTCGCTCGTGTCCACGGCGCTCAACCTGCGCCCGGTGTCGCCCGAGGCGGAAAGCCAGGTGGGGCCGTACGTGCCGACGTGCCAGATGATGGGCCGCATTTTGGCGCAGCTCTCGTCCGGGCTGCCGTCGAACCTGACCGTCACGGCGGCGGGCACGCTCATGGGCGCCGACCTGTCGCTTTTGTTGGCGGGCGCGCTCGCGGGCATTCTGTCCTACAAGAGCGATTCGGTCGTCACGCCGTCCAACGCCGAGGCCATCGCGCACCGCCACGGCGTGAACGCGACGGCGCGTTCGGAATACGACGCGCACGAATACGCCTCGCTCGTGACCCTGCAAGCCGATGACCTGGAGGTTTCCGCAATGATCTCCGGGCCGGCCTCGCACACGCGCCTCGTGTCGCTTCTGGGCTATCGCCTCGACATCGCGCCGGCGAAGCATTCGCTCGTGTTCGAATACGGCGACGAGCCGGGCCGCATCGGCATCATCGGCACCGTGCTCGGCGAGGCGGGCATCAACATCTCCACGATGCAGATCGGCACGAACGACCGCGAAGAATGCGCGCTCGTGTATCTGAACGTCGATCGCGAGGTGTCCGACGAGGTGGTTGCCGAGCTGCGCGAGCGTTTGGGTGACGTCAACAACTTGTGGCGCCTCAAGCTCTAGCGCACACGGAACAACAAAGGCAGGCGAGGGGCGCGGGAGCAAGACCGGCGCCCCTCGCCTTTTCTTTCCGGATTGCATGATCGGCGTGGTTGCCGGCGGCAATTTCTCCCCGTCGCAGGCGAGTGTGCTAGAATTCCGCAGATACGCAGAAAACGGCGCAATCGATTGCGATTGAGAGAAGGGAAGAATTGATGACGCGAAAGATCAACATTTTCGACACCACCTTGCGCGACGGCGAACAGTCGCCGGGCGCTTCTA from Xiamenia xianingshaonis encodes:
- the serA gene encoding phosphoglycerate dehydrogenase — encoded protein: MAKKVLVADKIARGGIEALEAKGFEVEERFGMTPEELKEVIGDYDALIVRSATQVTSDVLAAGGKLKIVGRAGVTVDNIDIDAATEAGIIVCNAPTSNIVSTAEHTIALMLACARHIPQASASMKAGKWERAGFIGDELFGATLAIFGLGRIGGLVAERARAFGMRLIGFDPYCRPERAEALGVELFADMEDVLAQADFITVHMPKTPDTIGMFGPDEFAAMKDGVVLVNTARGGIYDVKALADFVAAGKIGAAAIDMFEEEPCLDSPLHGFDNVILTPRLAAATRQARERASVQICEDVASGLEGSLVSTALNLRPVSPEAESQVGPYVPTCQMMGRILAQLSSGLPSNLTVTAAGTLMGADLSLLLAGALAGILSYKSDSVVTPSNAEAIAHRHGVNATARSEYDAHEYASLVTLQADDLEVSAMISGPASHTRLVSLLGYRLDIAPAKHSLVFEYGDEPGRIGIIGTVLGEAGINISTMQIGTNDREECALVYLNVDREVSDEVVAELRERLGDVNNLWRLKL
- the ilvC gene encoding ketol-acid reductoisomerase; protein product: MAVTIYHEQDANPELIQGKKIAVIGYGSQGHAHALNLKDSGCDVRVGLREGSSSRAKAEEAGLKVMGVADAAKEADLIMILAPDEVQAQMYEEEIAPNLNPGDTLAFAHGFNIHFGYITPPEDVDVIMIAPKGPGHLVRRVFQEGFGVPDLICVQQDASGQAKDVALSYAWGIGGARAGVIETTFKNETETDLFGEQAVLCGGVTALIQAGFETLVEAGYPPEMAYFECFHEMKLIVDLMYEGGMANMRYSISNTAEYGDYYAGPQVIGDEAKAAMKKILGRIQDGSFAADFMEDSRNGRAWLLEQRAEHGKAQVEEVGANIRSMFTHVKR